The Psychrobacter sp. 28M-43 genome segment TTGACCTTCCTCACCTATCAGGTTTTCTACAGGGACTTTAACGTCTTTAAAACTAATCGTGCGTGTCGGCTGTGCTTTCCAGCCCATTTTATGCTCGTTTTTGCCATATTCGATACCAGCACTATTGGCATCTACGACGAACGCTGACACGCCTTTTGGCCCAGCAGCACCAGTACGCGCCATCACCACCAATACATCGGTTGAGCCTGCGCCAGAAATAAAGGTTTTCTCACCGTTCAGTACGTAATGCTCGCCTTGCTTCTCCGCTTTGGTACGTAATGAAGCTGCATCAGACCCTGCATTTGGTTCTGTTAGGCAATAGCTGCCAAGCCACTCACCGCTGACCATGTTAGGTAGATATTTTTTGCATAGCGTATCGCTGCCATATTCACCAATCATCCATGCGGCCATGTTATGAATACTCATATACGCTGCTACAGCCGTGTCGCCCCATGCAAGCTCTTCGAATACCATCGCTGAGTCCAGTCTTGGGAGGCCCAAGCCATCATATTCTGGATTGGTGTACAGTCCCAAAAAGCCAAGCTCACCAGATTTCTTGATTACATCTATTGGGAAATGCGAGTTGCGATCCCATTCGGCAGCATTTGGCTTTAGCTCTTTTTGCGCAAACTGACGGGCCGTTTGGCGAAAGGCGACTTGGTCATCGGTCAATGAAAAATCCATAGGGTCATCCTTGTTCTTATAGATCAAATAGAGGGCTTCAATCTCAGATAAACGTTAGTAAAAATGTTAGTAAAAATGCTGATCAGAGATTTTATAAGACATTAGCGCGACATGATAGCGGCATAACGATAATAAAATTGCGTTTAATAGTACCGCAAGTCGTATTATCGTCATACCGAAAACACAAAATGTCATAATGAAACAACAATGAGCGGACGATTAAATTGAAATCGTTGTGTTGACACCGCGGCTCGCTTCATCATCAAACCAACGCGCAGTCACGGTCTTTGTCTGAGTATAGAACTGTACGGCTTGCTTGCCATAAGGCCCTAGGTCACCAAGCTTGCTGCCACGTGACCCTGAGAATGAGAACATAGGTAGTGGCACAGGGATTGGCAAGTTAATACCGATTTGACCAACTTGAATGTCTTGCTGGAATTTATGTGCAGCTGCCCCTGACTGAGTAAATATCGCCGTACCATTGCCATGTGGATTGGCATTCAATAGTGCAATCGCTTCGTCCAAGCTATTAGCACGCATAATACATAGTACTGGACCAAAGATTTCTTCTTTATAAATTTGCATATCACTTGTGACATTATCAAAGATAGTTGGACCGACGAAGTTACCCTTTTCAAACCCTTCAACGGTAATTCCACGACCGTCTAGAATCAAGCTCGCGCCCTCTTCTACCCCAGTCCCAATCAAATTCTCGACACGGGCCTTCGCAGCAGGTGAAATCAGTGGGCCCAAGTCCTTGTCATTTTTGCCAGCTGAGACCACTAAGCTTTCTGCTTTTGCTTTAATCTCATCAATCCACTCGCCAGCTGCGCCTACTAGTACGACGACCGATAGCGCCATACAGCGTTGACCCGCTGCACCAAATGCTGCGCCTGCTAACTGATTGAGCGTCTGCTCTTTATTGGCATCTGGCAAGATAACGCCATGATTTTTGGCACCCATCATACACTGTGCACGTTTACCTGACTGGCTTGCACGCTCATAGACGTGTTTGCCTACATGAGTAGAGCCTACAAAAGAAACGGCTTTGATATCTGGATGGTCGCAGATAGCATCGACGGTTGCTTTGCCGCCATGTACTACGTTTAGAACACCTTCTGGTACGCCCGCTTCAATCGCTAGCTCTACCAAACGCATAGTCACCATCGGATCCTGTTCAGACGGTTTTAAGATGAATGTATTACCCGTAGCAATCGCCATTGGGAACATCCATAGCGGAATCATCGCTGGGAAGTTAAACGGTGTGATACCGGCGCAAACGCCGAGTGGCTGCCAAATGCTATAAGTATCGACACCTGACGCAACGTTTTCTACGAAGTCGCCGATTTGCAGATTGGCGATACCAGCGGCATGCTCTACCACTTCTAGGCCACGGAACACATCACCGCGTGCATCAGCAATCGTCTTTCCTTGCTCTGCGGTCAAGATTTCTGCCAACTCATCCATATGATCACGAATCAGAGACTGATATTTCAAAAAGATACGCGCACGCGTGGTGATTGGCGTTTTGCGCCATGTCTCAAACGCTGTCTGTGCGGATGCGACCGCTTGATTAATCTCATCATTGGTGGTTTGTGGCACTTTGGCGATGACTTCTTGCGTCGCTGGATCAGTAATATCAATCCATTCGTCGGTGTTTGACTGTACGAACTGACCATTGATGAGCTGTTGAACGTGGTGCATAAGATATCCTTATCTTTTTTGCGAGACTACCGTGTGACGGCACCTATTTATTAGAAAAATAAAAGCGATGAGTGTTTGTCTATAAAACATTATTAAAAATCGAATTTTAAAATGATTTATTTTGTATCGTTATTGACTATAACAATAAACCATTTTTACGGTCAAGCGCTTTATCAAAATTTTATCTAAGTTTATTTTAATGACACGTGTTCCTATAAAAATTGTTTAAATAACAAAAACAAAAAAGCCCATGATGACTCATGAGCTTTTTAAAGTTAACCTGACTTTGATACGCGATGAACAACATCACTATTTTTGTATAAGGCTAATTTATACCAATCAATAATCCTTCATCGCTTGCTTGATCGCATCGATAGCGGTTGGGTTATCAAGCGTTGACATATCCCCTGTCGGTTGGTTTTCCGCCAGAGCACGAATTGAGCGACGTAAGATTTTACCAGAACGAGTTTTTGGCAGTGCCTGCGGGAAGTAGATAGCAGCTGGTCGGGCTATACCGCCCAAAGATTTGACGACAGCGCCTATCACTTGTTGCTCGATACGGAAACGGTTTTCGGTGGTTTCAATTTGCGTCTGATCTTTTAGGACGCAGAATGCAATAGGTAGCTCGCCTTTTAGCTCGTCTTGAATACCCACTACGGCACACTCTGCCATCTCTGGATGCGTACTGATTGCCTCTTCAATCTCTTGCGTGCCTATACGATGTCCTGCGACGTTAATCACATCATCGGTACGCCCTAAGATGTAGAAATATCCTTCTTCATCTGTCACTGCATAGTCCGAGGTTGAGTACTGCTGACCATCAAACAGACCAAAGTAGCTACTGATAAAGCGCTCGTCGTTACGCCATACCGTGGTGAGACAACCAGGTGGTAATGGTGCTTTAATTGCAAGCAATCCTTTTTCGCCAGCCTGACAAGGATCGCCAGTCTCCTCATTGATGACATGCGCCTCATAACCATACATTGGGTAACCAGGTGACCCTTGCTTGTGCGGCTTATGATTGAACTTTGGCGTATGGCTGAGGATTGGCCACCCAGATTCTGTTTGCCAATAGTGATCTAAAATTGGTACGCCTAGATGCTGAGTCAACCAACTAGCCGTCGATTCATCAAGCGGCTCGCCTGCCAAAAAGAACGACTTCACACTGGAGACATCGTAACGCGTCATCCAGCTTTCGTCTTGTTTTTTGAGCATGCGTACGCCTGTGGGTGCGGTGAATAAAATATTGACTTTGTTAGCTTCGACGATACGCCACCAGATACCAGGGTTTGGCATATGCGGCAATCCCTCATACATAATACTGGTCATACCCGCCAGTAACGGCGCATAGATCGTATAAGAGTGCCCTACAGCCCAACCAATATCAGATATCGCCCAGAACGTCTCGCCAGCCTTGCCGTCATAGACATAGTCTATCGACGTCGTCAGCGCGACGGCATGACCACCTGTATCGCGTTGCACCCCTTTTGGTGTGCCAGTAGTACCAGAAGTATAAAGCAAATAGGACGGGGTATTTGACTCGAGCCAAACTGGCTCCACGACTGCATTGGCCTCGCAGCTATGACGACGTTCAGTTGCATAATCAACATCGATCGCTTTGGTTTCAAATGGCAATATACCACGATTAATCACTAGCACATGCTCTGGTTTGACAGTCGCTTGCTCGACGCCTTGATTGACTAGGTTTTTATAATTGACGACCTTACCGCCGCGTAGCCCTGCATCTACTGTAATGACCATTTTGGCCTCGGCATCGTCCATACGGATAGCCAAATTATGGGCGGCAAACCCACCAAACACGACTGAATGGACGGCACCAATACGCGCACACGCCAGCATGGCATAAGCGGCTTCTAATATCATTGGCATATAGATAATGACACGGTCACCCTTGCCAATACCGTGACGCTGTAGCACATCAGCGAAATAATTAACTTCTTTATGCAAGTCATTATAAGTCAGGCGGCGCTTGGTATAGTCTGTATAAAACTCGACGTTATTGCCCAAATCTTTAAACGAATCAACGACCGCTGGAAAGGTTTCTATCAATTCTTGATTAATTTCTGATGACACCCACACAAAAGCATCTTGCTCTGCACGGTCTGCCAGATGACGATCGACACAGTTATAACAAAGATTGGTCTCACCGCCGATAAACCATCTGGCAAAAGGCAGATTACTGTCATCTAGAATTTGCTCAGGCTCTTTATGCCAATAGATACGCTTCGCCTGCTCAGCCCAAAACTGCTCTCGATCCGTAATAGACTCATGATAAATATCAGCGAAGTTTGGCGTGTCTGTCGTTTGAATAGAAACTGGAGATTGGGAATGATCGCTCATAGTAGCTGTCCTTAGCATAAACGAGAAATGAGGCAGTAGTATTTTATAGTTAAGACACTCAATAAGTTATAACGGTATTCACCTCGCGCGGCGCACTGTCTGCGTGCAACTGGCTGATACTAACTCTAAAATGCTTCAACTATAAAAAACCATGTCTTAGTAAATACTGGTCATCCTTGCCAGAATTAAAAAACCGATACATATTGTATCGGTTTAAAATGTAGCAGAGCCTATCGGAAAGGTCAACTATTAAGCGTGTAATACGCACTACATTTTGACGAATACAAATATTTGAAAATCTAACTAATACTAATTAAATCTCAGTTTGATTGGCATACATCTCACGCATGACTTTTTTGTCATGTTTGCCAACAGAAGTTTTTGGTAGCTCATCAACGAACTTAAACTGACTTGGCACGCCATACTTAGGAATGATACCGCGCTCTACCGCTTTTTCTGCAATCGCTTTGATATCATCAGCACTGGTATCCTTAGCATCAGGCTTTAGCACTACTAAAGCCAACGGACGCTCGCCCCATTGCTTATCACGTACGCCAATTACTGATACATCAGCCACTGACGGATGTAATGATAAAATAGTCTCAATCTCTAGTGATGAAATCCACTCACCACCTGATTTGATCACATCCTTTAAACGATCGGTAATTTTGATATAGCCATCAGGACGTATGTAGGCGATATCTTGGGTATGCATATAGCCATTTTCCCACAGCTCTTTGCCAGCGTCGTCATTTTTAAGATAGCTTTGGGTCAACCAAGGCGCGCGTAGTACCAGCTCGCCTGTATTGTCTGGTCCAGTTCCCACTGATTTGTTGCCTTCACCCCATACCTGAGCATCAACCATGAGTACGGGTTTACCTGTCATACAACGACGGGCAATATCTTCTTCTTCAGTCATTTCAGGCTCATCGAGACTAAAACCCGTTAAGCTAATAAGCGGCGCGGTCTCTGACATACCATAGCCTGTATAGACCTCAATGCCTTGTGCCATGGCCGTTTTGGCCAAACCTTCTGTCAGTCTTGAACCACCAATAATCATTTTTAGACCATTAAAGCTGGCGTCACGATCTTGTGCTTCTTTAAGCACCATTTGCAAAATCGTTGGTACACAATGGGTGATACTGACCTTTTCATTGACAATCAAATCCATCAACGTATCAGGTGCATAGCGACCTGGATAGACTTGCTTTAGACCTACCATCGTTGCTGTAAACGGAAAACCCCATGCATGCACATGGAACATTGGCGTCATCGGCATATAGACATCACCATAGCTCACACCTTGCTTATCAGGCAGCATCCCCAAGGTTGCCGCTTCTGCTAGTGTATGTAGCACTAGCTGACGATGGCTAAAGAAAACCCCTTTTGGATCACCTGTCGTGCCTGACGTATAAAAAGTCGTTGCGATGGTGTTTTCATCAAAATTCGGGAAATCAAATTCGCTATTGGCAGCTTCTAATAGCGCTTCATATTCGCCTGTGACACGGCTTTGATTACTACCAAAGATACCTTCAACAGTGACACCGTTGTCATCAAGCCAGATAATATGCTCAATACTTGAGTTCTCGAACTGATAGTCTTTCACCAATGGCGCAAACTCAGAGTTGAGCATGAGCACTTTGGGTTTGGCATGGTTGATGGTGTAGAGGATTTTTTCAGGTGATAAACGGATATTGACGGTCTGTAAAACGTACTCTGACATTGGCACGGCAAAATAAGACTCAAGATAGCGATGACTATCCCAATCCATCACGGCAATCACATCACCTGCATCAAGCTTTAGGTCTGCCAATACATTGGCAAGGCGATTGATCCGCTCAAACAACTCTTTATACGTCAGGCGCTTTTTGTCCGCATACACAATCTCTTGATCTTGGGATACCGTTTTTGCACGGCTTAATAATTGCTTGACCAGTAATGGATAATCGTAGGCAGATGGTGCACTGTGGTAAATGTTTGACATAGATCTGACTTCCTTGTTTGTCGTACTTATAAGGGGTAAATAACAATAATAACAATCAAGTTAATAGCAGCATAAAATCTACTGCGCTAACCATTTTAATTTTTATAATAACATCGTTATTGATAGTAAGAAAAAAGCAGCGCTGTGTAAAGCGGTCTTACATTAAGTATCATAAGATGGCTAACTAAACATATGCTACATTAGACAGCCAATCACTTCGTACATACTGTGGTTTTAATCATTCCAAAACTGGCTATTAATAACGCCAGTACCTGCACAAACAATAACAACCATACGGTAAGAGACCACTGCCCTCGCGCATAAGCTATGCCACCCAGCCATGCCCCTAGCGTACCGCCTGTATAGTAGCCCATATAATATAGACCCGAAGCCAATGAGCGACCCTTTTTCACATTGACCGCGATATAGCTGATGGTCGCCGACTGCGTGATAAATACACCAGACGACATAATGGCTAGTCCTATAATCACCCCCCATAATGGCGTGACCAGAGTCAATAACACCCCAACCATAGACACGACGATAGCCACCCGTACTGTACGCGCCGATCCAAATCGGCGTAGCAATGTCGTCGATAATGGCGTGATAATAACACCAAGCAAATATACTGCAAAAATATTGGCGAGCGCACCAGTACCAAGCTCATAAGGCTTATCCGCCAAATGTAAATTGATAAAAGTGAAGCAGCCTACAAGGGAGAACAGCACGCAAGCGCCAAGCAGACATGCTGTTACCACATAGCGATTGGTGACATGCTCACCCAGCGTCTGTATCGCTGAGCGAAAATTGGGGTTTGCCACAAAGTGACGAGACGATGGTAGCATCTTGCCGACCCATATTGCCCCCAGTAGCGTCATCGCCGTCATCACATAGTAACCATGACGCCAGCCTATCAGCTCATGCAAATGCCCTAACAAGAACCGACCCATAAAGCCGCCAAGCACGCATCCTGACACATAAAAGGACATCAGCTCAGTCATTGCCCGGCCCTCAAACTCCTCACCAATATAGGCAATCGTCACCACCGTAATACCCGGTACAGAAAGTCCCTGCATAAAACGCCAAATGCCGACCCATTCAATGCTCGAGCTCTGGGCAATAAGCGCTGTCGGTATCGCTAAAAACAATAAAGCACCAACGATAAACGACTTGCGCCCGACTGCATCTGAGAGCATGCCTAGAAATGGTGACATAATCGCAATGGCTAACACAGTGGCACCAACGATCATGCCAGCCTGCACTTCGGTCGCAGCAAAGTCCACCATCATGACCGGTAGCACCGCTTGGATAGAGTACACTTGCAAAAAAGCAAACATACCTATCAGGCCAATTGTAAGCTTCAATATCCACGACGTTGAATGATTGGAGGGAGCTGGTGGCACAGCTGTTATATCTTGGATCTGATCTTTAGAATTATTCACAGAGGATCTGACTATATTGGTTATACCATGACTGTAAATAATAACCGTCACTGGCGTGGATGATAGAGAGGAACAACGGTGATTTATGCTAAATGTATAAGCAAAAGCATCGTTATTAAACGATAAATGTTCATCATAATGACAAGCCGATTATGGTAGCACACTCACCAATATACTCAGGTTTAAAAGTGTTATTAACGCTTGATAGATTCTTTATTTGGATTCGAGATTATCGTAGAAAAACTTGACTAGGAATCACATTTCGACTTGAGACGGTGAAGACAGTTTTCGACTCACGAGGTCAAGATCAAAGTTACGTTTATTGCACATACAGGATAGTATGGTTAGATGCTATTTGCGCACTTGTTAAGTACTTAACTGCTTTAACGATTGATGACGTTGACAGTTAACAATCACTACCTACGTTTATCTTTTCTAACCCATAGACATGCACGACCACACAACCTTTTAAAATACAATTTACTATGACGAAAAATATATTGCTTTCACAACTTATTATCGCGATGAGTATATTGGTTTTCTCTACAATGGCTGTAGCAGAAATAACTGTCTCCGAGACTAGCGTTAAAAGCCTCAACCCAGTTGGATCATCACTCGACGCTACAAACTCACTAGCGGCAGTAGACTGTATAAAGGATGACGCTATTACTGCTACTGAGCTCACTAAAACACGTGATAATGGTCCGTTTTCTGTAAAGTCCAAGCACGTAAGTCGCCAATCAGCCAATGGCTTTGGTGGCGGTACCATACACTATCCAACAGATGCTGCTAGCTGTGGTCTGCTAGGTGGTATCGCGGTAGTGCCAGGTTACGTGTCTTATGAGTCTTCTATCAAATGGTGGGGGCCGCGTTTGGCCTCTTGGGGATTTGTCGTTATTACTATTAATACTAGCTCTATTTACGACAATCCAGATAGCCGTGCTGAGCAATTGAGCGCGGCTCTCGATCATCTCCTCGCTGATGAAACAGTAGGTCATATGATCGACTCAAACCGTTTGGGCGCGATTGGCTGGTCAATGGGCGGCGGCGGTGCGCTACGATTGGCAACTGAGCGCAGTACGGTGCAAGCCATCATTGCACAAACGCCCTATCACGATACGAGCTATGGTGCGATGGATACGCCTGCTCTATTCATCGCTTGTGAAAATGACCGTATCGCCCCGAATAAAAAATACACCAATACTTTTTATCAAAAAGCTGACGGTCCAAAAATGAAGGTCGAGATTAACAACGGCAGTCATTTTTGCGCCAGCCATCGTTTTAACGAAAAGCTATTAAGTAAACCTGCTATTGCATGGATGCAGCGTTATATTAACGGTGACACACGTTTCGATAAATTCTTATGTGGCAATGAAAGCTACAAAGATGATCCTCGTATATCTGCCTACGATTACGAAGACTGTTCATAAGTTATTTTTAACCTACTTACGAAAGGAAAGACAGCTTTCACTGCTGATGATGACATTTGAATAACGACACTTTTTTATTTTTACACATTTACATTGCTTCTATCTTTTTTCTTACAGACATTACTACCATAAAAATCAATAATCATATAGTCAATCCTCTATAAATTGG includes the following:
- a CDS encoding CoA-acylating methylmalonate-semialdehyde dehydrogenase; protein product: MHHVQQLINGQFVQSNTDEWIDITDPATQEVIAKVPQTTNDEINQAVASAQTAFETWRKTPITTRARIFLKYQSLIRDHMDELAEILTAEQGKTIADARGDVFRGLEVVEHAAGIANLQIGDFVENVASGVDTYSIWQPLGVCAGITPFNFPAMIPLWMFPMAIATGNTFILKPSEQDPMVTMRLVELAIEAGVPEGVLNVVHGGKATVDAICDHPDIKAVSFVGSTHVGKHVYERASQSGKRAQCMMGAKNHGVILPDANKEQTLNQLAGAAFGAAGQRCMALSVVVLVGAAGEWIDEIKAKAESLVVSAGKNDKDLGPLISPAAKARVENLIGTGVEEGASLILDGRGITVEGFEKGNFVGPTIFDNVTSDMQIYKEEIFGPVLCIMRANSLDEAIALLNANPHGNGTAIFTQSGAAAHKFQQDIQVGQIGINLPIPVPLPMFSFSGSRGSKLGDLGPYGKQAVQFYTQTKTVTARWFDDEASRGVNTTISI
- a CDS encoding acyl-CoA dehydrogenase family protein, which encodes MDFSLTDDQVAFRQTARQFAQKELKPNAAEWDRNSHFPIDVIKKSGELGFLGLYTNPEYDGLGLPRLDSAMVFEELAWGDTAVAAYMSIHNMAAWMIGEYGSDTLCKKYLPNMVSGEWLGSYCLTEPNAGSDAASLRTKAEKQGEHYVLNGEKTFISGAGSTDVLVVMARTGAAGPKGVSAFVVDANSAGIEYGKNEHKMGWKAQPTRTISFKDVKVPVENLIGEEGQGFRIAMKGLDGGRINIGICAVGTAQAALETATSYVQERSQFGSPIARLQSVQFKLADMLTQTIAARQMLYLAADKVDNNDGQASTYCAMAKRLSTDLCFDVANEALQLHGGYGYLNEYPLERHVRDLRVHQILEGTNEIMRVIISRQVLQDEGLSQLR
- a CDS encoding propionate--CoA ligase, producing the protein MSDHSQSPVSIQTTDTPNFADIYHESITDREQFWAEQAKRIYWHKEPEQILDDSNLPFARWFIGGETNLCYNCVDRHLADRAEQDAFVWVSSEINQELIETFPAVVDSFKDLGNNVEFYTDYTKRRLTYNDLHKEVNYFADVLQRHGIGKGDRVIIYMPMILEAAYAMLACARIGAVHSVVFGGFAAHNLAIRMDDAEAKMVITVDAGLRGGKVVNYKNLVNQGVEQATVKPEHVLVINRGILPFETKAIDVDYATERRHSCEANAVVEPVWLESNTPSYLLYTSGTTGTPKGVQRDTGGHAVALTTSIDYVYDGKAGETFWAISDIGWAVGHSYTIYAPLLAGMTSIMYEGLPHMPNPGIWWRIVEANKVNILFTAPTGVRMLKKQDESWMTRYDVSSVKSFFLAGEPLDESTASWLTQHLGVPILDHYWQTESGWPILSHTPKFNHKPHKQGSPGYPMYGYEAHVINEETGDPCQAGEKGLLAIKAPLPPGCLTTVWRNDERFISSYFGLFDGQQYSTSDYAVTDEEGYFYILGRTDDVINVAGHRIGTQEIEEAISTHPEMAECAVVGIQDELKGELPIAFCVLKDQTQIETTENRFRIEQQVIGAVVKSLGGIARPAAIYFPQALPKTRSGKILRRSIRALAENQPTGDMSTLDNPTAIDAIKQAMKDY
- a CDS encoding MFS transporter gives rise to the protein MFAFLQVYSIQAVLPVMMVDFAATEVQAGMIVGATVLAIAIMSPFLGMLSDAVGRKSFIVGALLFLAIPTALIAQSSSIEWVGIWRFMQGLSVPGITVVTIAYIGEEFEGRAMTELMSFYVSGCVLGGFMGRFLLGHLHELIGWRHGYYVMTAMTLLGAIWVGKMLPSSRHFVANPNFRSAIQTLGEHVTNRYVVTACLLGACVLFSLVGCFTFINLHLADKPYELGTGALANIFAVYLLGVIITPLSTTLLRRFGSARTVRVAIVVSMVGVLLTLVTPLWGVIIGLAIMSSGVFITQSATISYIAVNVKKGRSLASGLYYMGYYTGGTLGAWLGGIAYARGQWSLTVWLLLFVQVLALLIASFGMIKTTVCTK
- a CDS encoding dienelactone hydrolase family protein — its product is MTKNILLSQLIIAMSILVFSTMAVAEITVSETSVKSLNPVGSSLDATNSLAAVDCIKDDAITATELTKTRDNGPFSVKSKHVSRQSANGFGGGTIHYPTDAASCGLLGGIAVVPGYVSYESSIKWWGPRLASWGFVVITINTSSIYDNPDSRAEQLSAALDHLLADETVGHMIDSNRLGAIGWSMGGGGALRLATERSTVQAIIAQTPYHDTSYGAMDTPALFIACENDRIAPNKKYTNTFYQKADGPKMKVEINNGSHFCASHRFNEKLLSKPAIAWMQRYINGDTRFDKFLCGNESYKDDPRISAYDYEDCS
- a CDS encoding fatty acid--CoA ligase, whose protein sequence is MSNIYHSAPSAYDYPLLVKQLLSRAKTVSQDQEIVYADKKRLTYKELFERINRLANVLADLKLDAGDVIAVMDWDSHRYLESYFAVPMSEYVLQTVNIRLSPEKILYTINHAKPKVLMLNSEFAPLVKDYQFENSSIEHIIWLDDNGVTVEGIFGSNQSRVTGEYEALLEAANSEFDFPNFDENTIATTFYTSGTTGDPKGVFFSHRQLVLHTLAEAATLGMLPDKQGVSYGDVYMPMTPMFHVHAWGFPFTATMVGLKQVYPGRYAPDTLMDLIVNEKVSITHCVPTILQMVLKEAQDRDASFNGLKMIIGGSRLTEGLAKTAMAQGIEVYTGYGMSETAPLISLTGFSLDEPEMTEEEDIARRCMTGKPVLMVDAQVWGEGNKSVGTGPDNTGELVLRAPWLTQSYLKNDDAGKELWENGYMHTQDIAYIRPDGYIKITDRLKDVIKSGGEWISSLEIETILSLHPSVADVSVIGVRDKQWGERPLALVVLKPDAKDTSADDIKAIAEKAVERGIIPKYGVPSQFKFVDELPKTSVGKHDKKVMREMYANQTEI